A DNA window from Vigna angularis cultivar LongXiaoDou No.4 chromosome 1, ASM1680809v1, whole genome shotgun sequence contains the following coding sequences:
- the LOC108331559 gene encoding GDSL esterase/lipase At1g29670, which translates to MAALDLTTTTILALLVVLGFCSGVHAAPQVPCYFIFGDSLVDNGNNNELQSLARADYLPYGIDFPGGPSGRFSNGKTTVDGIAELLGFDDLIPSYAEVSGDDILKGVNYASAAAGIREETGQQLGARISFSGQVQNYQSTVNQVVSLLGNEDSAANYLSKCIYSIGLGSNDYLNNYFMPQFYSSSREYTPDQFADALINAYTDQLKTLYNYGARKMVLFGIGQIGCSPNELARNSPDGKTCVDRINVANQMFNNKLKGLTDQFNSQMPDARVIYINSYGIFQDIISNPAAFGFSVINAGCCGVGRNNGQITCLPMQTPCPNRREYLFWDAFHPTEAGNLIVAQRAYNAQSASDAYPMDIQHLAQI; encoded by the exons ATGGCAGCCTTAGATCTCACAACTACAACCATCTTGGCACTGCTTGTGGTTCTTGGCTTTTGCAGTGGAGTTCATGCTGCACCACAAGTGCCATGCTACTTCATTTTTGGTGATTCCTTGGTTGATAATGGGAACAACAACGAGCTTCAATCTTTGGCTAGGGCTGATTACCTACCTTATGGGATTGACTTCCCTGGTGGACCTTCTGGGAGGTTTTCCAATGGGAAAACCACTGTTGATGGAATTG CTGAACTCTTGGGATTCGATGATTTGATACCTTCATATGCTGAAGTTAGTGGCGATGATATACTTAAAGGAGTGAATTATGCATCTGCTGCTGCTGGAATTAGAGAGGAAACTGGACAGCAACTG GGAGCACGCATTAGTTTTAGTGGGCAGGTGCAAAATTATCAAAGCACAGTGAACCAAGTGGTATCTTTACTAGGAAATGAGGACTCAGCTGCAAATTACTTGAGCAAGTGCATATATTCAATTGGGTTGGGTAGCAATGATTATCTAAACAACTATTTCATGCCTCAATTCTATTCAAGCAGCAGGGAGTACACACCAGATCAGTTTGCAGATGCTCTTATTAATGCATATACTGATCAACTAAAA ACTTTGTACAACTATGGAGCAAGAAAAATGGTGCTGTTTGGAATAGGCCAAATAGGTTGCAGCCCAAATGAGTTGGCCAGAAACAGCCCAGATGGTAAAACATGCGTTGACAGAATCAATGTTGCAAACcaaatgttcaacaacaaattgaaaGGTCTCACTGACCAATTCAACAGCCAGATGCCTGATGCAAGAGTCATCTACATAAATTCTTATGGTATCTTTCAAGATATTATAAGCAACCCTGCAGCCTTTG GTTTCAGTGTCATCAATGCTGGGTGTTGCGGGGTAGGAAGGAACAATGGTCaaattacatgtctgccaatgcaAACTCCATGCCCAAACAGAAGAGAATACTTGTTCTGGGATGCTTTTCATCCTACTGAGGCTGGAAATCTAATTGTAGCTCAAAGAGCATACAATGCTCAATCTGCATCAGATGCTTACCCTATGGATATCCAACACTTAGCTCAGATCTGA